CCGAATGATCGCGGTGATGGTCCTTGTCCCAGCCCTGGTGGCGCTGGCCCTCTGGGCCTTCGCGTGGCCGGCCGCCCGAATCGCGCCCCGTGACGTACCCATCGGCATCGCCGGACCGGCGGCAGCGACCGCACAGCTGGAGCAGCGATTCGAACAGCGCGAGGGAGCCTTCGACGTACACCACTACGACGACGAAGCCGCCGCCCGCTCCGCGATCGAGGACCGGGTCGTATACGGAGCTGTGGTCGTCACCACCGAAGGACCACGACTGCTGACCGCATCGGCGGCCAGTCCGGTCGTCGCCCAGCTCCTCAAGGAGGCCGTCACCTCACAGGCTCCGGCCGGTACCCAGGTACAGATCACGGACGTGGTGCCCACGCCCTCCGGTGATCCGCGCGGCAGCGCTCTGGCGGCGAGCATCCTGCCGCTGGCTCTGGCCGGTGTCGCGGCCGGCGCCGTCGTGACCCTGCTGGGACTCCGCGGGGCCCGCGCGGCAACCGCACTGATCGGCACCGCCGTCCTGGTCGGCATCACCGCCGCCGTACTCGCCGACAGCTGGCTCGGCGTGCTCACCGGCCCATGGTGGGCCCAGGCCGGAGTACTGGGCCTGACCGTCCTGGCCATCGGCGCGGCCGTGGCCGGGCTCGCGGCCCTGATCGGTACACCGGGGCTCGCGCTCGGAGGACTTCTCATGGTGCTCATCGGCAACCCGTTCTCGGGTGCCGCGAGCGCGCCCGAACTCCTGCCGGAGCCTGCCGGACTGATCGGCCAGTGGCTGCCGCCGGGCGCGGGCGGGACGCTGCTCCGGTCGGTGGCGTACTTCGAGGGCAACGCCGCCGGGGCGGCCGTCCTCACCCTCTCGCTCTGGGCCGCACTCGGACTGGCCGCGGTTGTGGCAGGCGGGCGCCGTGCCGGGCGACCGGTCGTGGCCGCGGATCATCGCGAGGCCGAAGCGGTACCCGTCGGCTGAGCCCTTCGAGGCCCGTCGGCCGAGCAATTCGCGGCGCATCGGGGCCCATCGACCGGCCGCGCGTCCCCGCTGTAGCGGACGGGGACGCGCGGCCTCTTCGCGTGCCGGCGCGCGTTCGCGTGATGGCGCGCGCTCAGCCGCGCCGGTCGGGGGGGCGGTGCTCGGCACCGAGACCGAAGCGCCCGCGTTCGCCGGAAACGGACGCGACCGAGCCGAGCGAGGAGACCGAGCTGATCACCTGCTCCTCGGCAGCCTCCTGATCCTTCTCGAGTCGTTCCAGGTCAGCGGCGGAGACCAACGCTACGAGGGGCTTTCCGTGCCGGGTCACGACGACACGCTCCCCGCCGTAGACAACGCGGTTGATCAGTTCGGCGAGCTCTGCGCGGGCTTGCGTCACCGGAATCTCGTAGGCCATGGCTCCCAGCTTACGGGCCCTCCTTGGCGTCCATAGCGTCCAGGGAGAGCGCTAAATCCCAGGTCACTGCCACGTCGGACAGGGCGAAAACGCCAGTCTGTGAGACAGGTGTGAGACGAGCCCGCCGATCTCCTTAGCTCCCGTTCGCACCCTGTGTCACCGTTCGGTCACACTGGCGGCATGCCGGGCCTGTACGCCGCATGATGCCTCCAAGACACCTGGGGGCCTCATGAACACCCGCACCACCGTTGCTGTCGCAGCAGTCCTTTTCATCAGTCTCGCCGGCTGCGGCACGGCCGAAAGCAAGACTCCCGGCGAAGCGGAGACGCCGACGGTCGGGGCCGCTTCGACACCAAGCCTCAGCGCAGTCGATCAGCTCAGGAACTGGAGAGACACGGGCGGATCAGACCAGCTGAGCACGATCACCGCCGACCTCACCGCCGTCAACAAGGACTCCCATCCGGTCAACCTGCCGGGCCTCAGGAAGAGTTGCCCACGAATGACCGCCGACCTCGAAGCAGCCCAGAAGGGTGATCCGATGCCGGACAAGACGTTGGCCACCCGCTGGTCCCTGGCCCTCGAGCACCTGGCCGCATCTGCGGCAGCGTGCGCCCAAGGCGCCAACAGCGAAGACCAAGCCTCGTTCGACACCATGGCGGCAGAGATGTCGATCGGCACAGAACACCTCGTAGCCGTCAACGATCGGCTGACCGAGATCATCGGCTCATGACCGGGGATAGGGCTGCGCAGCCGCGCATGTTCAACCGCCGTTGGCATCGCTGGGCTTTGGCCGCGGCGCCAGCCGTCAGCCTCACCGCATTAACGCCCGTGCCATTCGTTGTCGCTTGGCGTCGACGCATCGTTGGGTGGCGCACAGTTGCCACGTACACGCTGAACAGCCCTACAAGGGCCCCCAGCCGCAGCCCCCAGAGGACTTCCAGGGCGGCGACACCTGGGGCAACGGCAGACATCAAGGTCTGCAACATCAAGGGGGCCGACATCACCGTCAGTCAGTCCCCTGGTCACTGGCCTACAGCAAACGGCACCAGCATCGACATCACCAGCTCCTCAGGCGGCGACTCGCCGAAGCCCGAGTTCCCAATGGACAAGACACTGAAGCCGATGCGCGCGCGGCCTGATCGCCTTCCCGGTGCCCAGCGGCAAGCGCCCGGAGAACCTCGCGTACGAGCCCGACGGGGTCCAGCCCACCGAGTGGGCCATCCCCAAGGCGTAGCCGGGAGGTGGGCGCCCGTGGCGGGCAACCCGCGCAACGGGCGCCCCTACCGCCGCCTCGTCGCCGCCGTGAAAGCCCTCGGTGACCCGTGCGCACGCTGCGGCCACAACATCGACCCAGCCCTCGACCCGCGAGACTCCTGGTCGTTCACCCTCGACCACATCGTCCCGCTGTCCAAGGGCGGCGACCTGCTCGACCCGGCGCGGACGGCAGGGACGGGCAGGCGTGCCCGGCCGGCTACAGCTGGCAGGCGCCGAAAGATGACCCCGACGCGCTCGTCTGCCGCAAGGACGGCGCACCCGCGCCGGACGACAAGCCGGGCCTGCTGTCCCTCGGCCTCGACCCGCAACGCCGCCAGTACCCGTAACGCAATACGTAAGGCAGTGCGCCCCCTCCTTCGGGAGGGGGCGCCTTTCTGCGTCCGGGGTCAGGCCAGTGGCGTCGACAGGTGCGCCGCCGCGATGGCGTCGATCCGCGCGGCTAGGTCGAAGTCGGCGGCCGTCAGCCTGTAGCCAGCGTCGTGCGTGGTGATCGCGATCTTCAAGTGGTCGATCCGCAGGTCGATGTCGGCGTGATGCCCGATGCGCCGCTCACGGTCGGCGATGTGCACAATCATCGCGACGCCCGCGTGATACCGGATCTCGACCCGGCGCGTGATCTCATCCCCCGCCCGCGTCCACTCCGGCAGCTTGCTCAGCCGCTCCTCAATCTCCCCATCGGTCAGCGGCTTCGGTACGCCTGCCACGTCATCCCCTCTCGGTCACCGGTGCCAGTACCTCGGCGAGGTCCCGGCCGACGGGCGTATCGTGCCATGGCCGCATGGCTCCCTCGAGGGTGGCCAACTCCCGGGCCATGCGTGCGGATCGGGTTTCCACCGCGATCTCCGCAGCGGTGCGGGCGATCTCGAGAGCGTGGTCCGGTTCCCGCGCTGCCGCTGCCGCGGTGGCATGACGGGCGAGGTACACCCCGCGGTCCCTGCGGGCCGTCTCCGGGACGACCGTCAGCACTTGGGACCACAGCGAGTCGGCTTCGCGGCCGAGGCCGAGCCGTCCGTAGCAGGTGGCGCGCTGCACCTCGAGGTATCCGGGCGTCCTGCGGCAGGCGTTGCCCCATGGGAGATCGTCGTCGACGCGGCCGAGGAGCCCGTCCGCCTGGTCGAGCAGGTGGTCCACGGCGGTACGGTCCCCGGTGAGGCTGGCTCCGTGCGCCTGCTGCTGCATGGCCATGATGCGGACCTTCGGCAGAATCCGAGTGGTGTCGTCGAGGGCGGCCTCGCACAGGTCGATGACCGCGTGCCCGTCCCCCAAGTCGGTTCTCACCTGGGCCTGATTGACCAGGCTGTAGCCGATCAGATGCGGGTCGCGGGACCGCATCGCTATCTCCTGCGTCACCCCGCGCCAGAAGCTCGCCCCGTCCATGTCGCCCGCGTCCTGGTACAGCCAGCCCACCAAGGCGGCGTAGGCCGCGCCGACTCGGAGCAGGCCGCGGCGCGTCTCGCCCTTCGCGCTGCGGATCAGCTTGTCGATCAGCTGGTACTGCGCGCTGACGGTGCCGATCAAGTCGTGCGGGCCGAGGAACATATCCGCCCGGTAGTGGCCCTCGAGCTGCTGCTGGAAGTAGTCGATCAGCGTGGGGTCGACGTGCTGCGGGGCAACGGGCCCGGCGATGAGCGCGGCGGCGGTGACGGAGACAAAGGCCCTGCGTTTCACGTCGTCCTCTTGGTGGTGCTCGGGCCGGATCCAGCCGGGCGGTGTGGTGAAGCCGAGGTCTTCGGGCCAGTGGCCGAGCGCGTCGTGCAGCACGATGGCGGTTTCTTCCGCCGGCCAGCCGGGACGGCCACCCTCCCACCGGCGCCACGTCCGCGCGGACACGGTGAACTGGCAGTCGTCGAGGAGCTGTTGCCCGTGCTCCTGGAGCGCCGTGGCCGCGGCCTCGACGGTGCGCCAGCCCTTCCGTAACCGGGCCGCTCTCAATGCGTCGTTGCGGCTCACGCGCCCAGTCTGAGGTGTCATTGCCCATGTCCTCGGCCATGGCCGCTACGTGGCCACGCGTGGCCGTACCGCGACCTATTTGGGTCCCGACGTGCACGCCCATCATCCACGTGTGACTACCGGACGTACACAGATCGCGACAGGATCCGACCCTTCGGCTGACGACCAAGAGGCCACGGCCGAGGACCGGCCGCGCGCTTTCATCTACGACCGGCACGCCACCACGTCGACTGTCATTCTCGACATCCGCCTCGACCGGTGCCGCGCATACGCGGAGTCCCGCGGCTGGGACGTCGCG
This portion of the Streptomyces sp. NBC_01750 genome encodes:
- a CDS encoding ABC transporter permease, with the protein product MSATSTRRMIAVMVLVPALVALALWAFAWPAARIAPRDVPIGIAGPAAATAQLEQRFEQREGAFDVHHYDDEAAARSAIEDRVVYGAVVVTTEGPRLLTASAASPVVAQLLKEAVTSQAPAGTQVQITDVVPTPSGDPRGSALAASILPLALAGVAAGAVVTLLGLRGARAATALIGTAVLVGITAAVLADSWLGVLTGPWWAQAGVLGLTVLAIGAAVAGLAALIGTPGLALGGLLMVLIGNPFSGAASAPELLPEPAGLIGQWLPPGAGGTLLRSVAYFEGNAAGAAVLTLSLWAALGLAAVVAGGRRAGRPVVAADHREAEAVPVG
- a CDS encoding type II toxin-antitoxin system Phd/YefM family antitoxin, producing MAYEIPVTQARAELAELINRVVYGGERVVVTRHGKPLVALVSAADLERLEKDQEAAEEQVISSVSSLGSVASVSGERGRFGLGAEHRPPDRRG
- a CDS encoding 4a-hydroxytetrahydrobiopterin dehydratase, producing the protein MAGVPKPLTDGEIEERLSKLPEWTRAGDEITRRVEIRYHAGVAMIVHIADRERRIGHHADIDLRIDHLKIAITTHDAGYRLTAADFDLAARIDAIAAAHLSTPLA
- a CDS encoding Twin-arginine translocation pathway signal yields the protein MSRNDALRAARLRKGWRTVEAAATALQEHGQQLLDDCQFTVSARTWRRWEGGRPGWPAEETAIVLHDALGHWPEDLGFTTPPGWIRPEHHQEDDVKRRAFVSVTAAALIAGPVAPQHVDPTLIDYFQQQLEGHYRADMFLGPHDLIGTVSAQYQLIDKLIRSAKGETRRGLLRVGAAYAALVGWLYQDAGDMDGASFWRGVTQEIAMRSRDPHLIGYSLVNQAQVRTDLGDGHAVIDLCEAALDDTTRILPKVRIMAMQQQAHGASLTGDRTAVDHLLDQADGLLGRVDDDLPWGNACRRTPGYLEVQRATCYGRLGLGREADSLWSQVLTVVPETARRDRGVYLARHATAAAAAREPDHALEIARTAAEIAVETRSARMARELATLEGAMRPWHDTPVGRDLAEVLAPVTERG